The Oceanispirochaeta sp. M1 genome has a window encoding:
- a CDS encoding serine hydrolase, with protein MNKLYILLLSSMILISCGFKNDTGRDTIIWPSEKWHSSSPETQGVNSEVLAAMLEHIQQQEFNIDSIQIIRNGNIILDSYIHPYRESDLHIIHSCTKSITSLLIGIAIDQGLIESLDQPVLDFFPEKAANNKDEKLTKLTIRHLLTMSTGLHSRDSYMYRWEGLNAMKDSEEKWSEYILNLPFDVDPGSRFDYSNMASYLLSSIITESSGMMAIDFGNKYLFGPLGIIDILWPLSPEGNNIGWGEIKIHPHDLGRIGWMVLNKGIWKDQRIISEDYLNQATSAQVKADTLAEFYGFQWWVKKPGLFMALGYGGQYLIINPEKNLVVVFTSALKDKDFFTPMHLYSSFILKAIESDTALKKNKSSFDRLESLKMELLSPVEKIISNIPKEFQTFNGHKYKLNENPYNLKTIQYNFKNKQATLFMDFGNGIETYPVGLDGRYLINETEEVGVRGHWSPELKFETIFKGQGEAWWFDMKSVFYDESLHIVLRSSNGDFTTIEGNSIK; from the coding sequence TTGAATAAATTATACATTTTACTATTATCTTCGATGATTCTTATATCCTGTGGTTTTAAGAATGATACTGGTAGAGATACAATAATATGGCCAAGCGAAAAATGGCATTCATCATCTCCTGAAACTCAAGGTGTCAATTCTGAAGTACTTGCAGCTATGCTGGAACATATTCAGCAGCAGGAATTTAACATCGACAGTATTCAGATTATTCGTAATGGCAATATTATCCTTGATAGCTACATACATCCTTATAGGGAATCTGATCTTCATATTATTCATTCATGTACAAAAAGTATTACTTCTCTTTTAATCGGAATAGCAATCGATCAAGGGCTGATTGAGAGCCTTGATCAGCCTGTTCTTGATTTTTTTCCTGAAAAAGCGGCCAATAATAAAGATGAAAAGTTAACCAAACTCACTATTCGGCATCTTTTGACAATGAGTACCGGACTTCATAGCCGAGATTCATATATGTATCGTTGGGAAGGCCTTAATGCTATGAAGGATTCCGAAGAAAAATGGAGCGAATACATTCTGAATCTTCCCTTTGATGTCGATCCCGGTAGCCGCTTTGATTATAGTAACATGGCCTCATATTTACTGTCCTCGATTATTACTGAAAGCTCAGGTATGATGGCGATTGATTTTGGGAATAAATACCTATTTGGCCCACTCGGGATAATTGACATCCTCTGGCCGTTATCTCCAGAAGGAAATAATATCGGTTGGGGTGAGATTAAAATCCATCCACATGATTTAGGTAGAATTGGATGGATGGTTCTGAATAAAGGTATATGGAAAGATCAAAGGATCATTTCAGAAGACTATCTGAACCAGGCAACATCAGCTCAAGTCAAAGCAGATACTCTGGCAGAATTCTATGGTTTTCAATGGTGGGTAAAAAAGCCAGGTCTTTTTATGGCACTGGGGTATGGGGGACAGTATCTAATTATTAATCCTGAAAAGAATCTTGTAGTTGTATTTACCAGTGCTCTGAAGGATAAGGATTTCTTCACTCCTATGCACCTATATAGTAGTTTTATTCTCAAAGCTATTGAGTCTGACACAGCTCTTAAAAAAAACAAGAGTTCTTTTGATAGGCTTGAATCTCTAAAGATGGAACTATTAAGTCCTGTAGAAAAAATAATCTCAAATATTCCGAAAGAATTTCAGACTTTCAATGGACATAAATATAAGCTAAATGAAAATCCATACAACCTTAAGACTATTCAATATAATTTCAAGAATAAGCAAGCTACGCTCTTTATGGACTTTGGAAACGGGATTGAAACCTACCCAGTAGGATTGGATGGTAGATATTTAATTAATGAAACTGAAGAAGTTGGGGTGAGAGGTCATTGGAGTCCAGAGCTGAAATTTGAGACCATATTTAAAGGGCAAGGTGAAGCTTGGTGGTTTGATATGAAATCAGTATTTTATGATGAAAGTCTCCATATTGTTCTTCGTTCCAGTAATGGAGATTTCACAACAATAGAAGGTAATTCAATAAAATAG